The Homo sapiens chromosome 20, GRCh38.p14 Primary Assembly sequence GAGGGGACCCAGGAGGTGAGGGGTCCCCAGGAACCCCTCCTGTGCTGCAGCCCCACGCCCAGAGTCTGTGTCCTGCCCTTTGCTTGCAGGGTGAGCGAGCCACAGGCTTCGGTGTGGCCCTCCTGCTGGCGCTCTTCGGCCGTGCCTCTGAGGACCCTCTGCTGAACCTGGTGTCCCCACTGGGCTGTGAGGTGGATGTCGAGGAGGGGGACCTGGGGAGGGACTCCAAGAGACGCAGGCTTGtgtgagcctcctgcctcggccctgACAAACGGGGATCTTTTACCTCACTTTGCACTGATTAATTTTAAGCAATTGAAAGATTGCCCTTCATATGGGTTTTGGTTTGTCTTTCTGGTCGTCAGCGTGGTGGTGGAAACAGCTGAAGTTTTAGGAGACAGCTTAGGGTTTGGTGCGGGCCACGGGGAGGGGACCGGGAAGCGCTGGGGCttgtttctgtttgttacttACAGGACTGAGACATCTTCTGTAAACTGCTACCCCTGGGGCCTTCTGCACCCCGGGGTGAGGCCTCCTGCCTGCCTGGTGCCCTGTCCCAGCCCCAGGTCCTGTGCAGGGCACCTGCGTGGCTGACAGCCAGGCTCTTACTCCAGCCGGGGCTGCCAGCGCATCCAGCCAGCCCAGCCCTGTGAAAGATGGAGCTGACTTGCTGCAGGGGACCTGATTTATAGGGCAAGAGAAGTCACACTCCGGCCTCTCAGAATTCACTTGAGGTTCAATTAAATACAGTCACACCGCCCCCTCACCTGGCCTCGTTCTTCTTTCTCCCCCTCCATTTTAGAAACGGGTCCTGGAGCCCATCTAGGGAATGTAGTGCAGGGCTGCCTCCTGCTTCTCCCAGACCGGCTCTGGCTTTGAGCCCCAGCTGGTCAACCCAGTGTTGATGACAGGAGCCCAGGACCTGGGGAGGACAGGGGGCCGCTGGGCCTAGGCCTGGCCTTCCTGACCATTTTGATTTTCTGGGTGCACACAGCACAGACTCCAGGTGGAAGTGCTGTGGGCTCCTGAACTCTCTACAGCCCGGCAGCCTGCACGGAGGCCGTTCTGTCTCTCGAGGGTCCTGGAGCCTGCGCTGTGTGAGGTCGACTGTGCTTCCGTGCCCCTGGGCACTGTCCTAGGTGATAAAGGGCAGGGCCCCGAAGCCAATTCGGATCTCCCGGGAGCCCCGCCAGGATTCAGGGAACCCCTGAACCTGGGCTCCAGGAAAAGCAGGTGAGGCGGGTCCAAGGCACCCAGGAGCCAGGCTCCCACTGGCTTGGGTGACAGTACAGGCCAGGACCTTGTCCCTGCCATACATCCCCTTTGCTGTCAGTCGCAGCAGGGCTGCCTGGGGCCCCCCAGGAAGGGATTGGGTCTGAGGCCCCACAGGGAAGGGGACAGTGCCCACCTCTCTTCAGCTAGGGCCGAGGGTGAGGACCTGGCTGCAGATCTGTGGGACACGTGGCCCTAGGCTGTGTCCTGAGCCCCTGGCCACCCCACCCCAAGGGTCCCCAGAATCCATGTGCCCCCACAGCCCTGGAAATCAAGGTGACTTTCTGGGCCTGATcgcaagcaaatatttattaactgccTGCTGTGTACACAGCCCCGGCTGGGCCTGAAAAGGCAAGAACTGGCTCCAAGGTCCTGGCCCTGTCTGAGGAAACTGTCACCCAACACAATGACAGCAATTGTGGGCAGCAGCCGGGGAGACGGAGCCGGAGCTCCTGAGCAGGGGCGGCTGCAGCCGGGGTTAGGAGCCTTCACGGGTCATTAGCTTGCTTAATGGTGCTGCAGTAGGCCCCGCTTGCCGGCCTCCCCTGAGACACCCAGAAGAGGCAGAGGTCCTGAGGTGGCTGGCTCCTTCTCCAGGGCAGCTGGCACCGTCTGCTCCTGCTACCAGGGGTGCGCCCGCATGGACACAGGATGCAGGGTCAGGGAGCAGGGGAGGAACTGAGTCTCCCTTGTGCAGGCACAAAGGCGGCCTCAGGACCAGGGACCCAGCTGGGCACCAGCTGCTGGCTGGCCTGGCCTGCCTGCCGGCGTCGGGGGGCCCACGGGGGTGAGCCAGAGGCCTGGCTTTCCCTGGGGCCAAAGGGCTCTAGGAGGCAACGGCTGCTTCCCCAGGCCCCACCAGAGCCCTGGCAACAGGGTCATGGGGCGGCTGGCGGTGCTGGGGGGCAGGTGGGTGCTCTgggtccacttgatcatggtttCCGGGGAGCAGTGCAGGAAGACGAGCTTGGTGCAGAGCCCCCACAGGCAGGCTAGCGCACAGCCCCAAGGAAGTGCTCCCAGATGAACTTGGCCGAGAGCATCACCATGGCCACGCCAAGTAGGCGGGGCTAGGACCCCACCCACACCCCCTCCCTGGAATCCCAGGGCCCACCTGGGTGATGTTATCCCAGAGACAGGGACAAGAGATGAGAGGATGGAAATGTCTCTGGGAAAAAGGCTGCAGGAGCTGGAGGTGATGAGCAGAGCAGGCGAAGGAAAGGGAGGCCCCTCCTCCCTCCATGTTAGAGAAGGGAGCCCTAGATCTGGCCACCAGCGGCCTGTGCACACCTGGGGCTGAGGGCACACAGGGCTGCACATACACACTCAAGGCCACTGTGAGAACAGGTGAGCAGGGCCAGAGGGCTATGGAAAGCCCGGCTGAAGGCTGCACCTCCAGGCTGAAGAGAGCTTTACCGGCATCCGCCAGGAAGCCTGGGCTCTGGGGCTGTGTCATTGTAGATGACCATTTCCAGGTCGTGGCCACAGCCCCGGTTCTGGTCACAGCTGGGCCACCAATCCTCCTGCGCCACCCACCACTTAGCCATCGGGCCGTCTTCAGGGCATCGGCCGGCCTCAGCTGCTGCAGCCAGACCCTGGCGTTGCGGAAGGCTGGCCAGTCCACATCCTGCAGCCTACGAGGGTGCGCTGTGTGAGGGGTACAGGCCCCGGCCTGGGAGAGGACCCAGATGCAGGCCCCCAGAACTGATGGAAAATCTCTCCCCAGAGGTCAGGTCTTTGTCAGCAAAGGTGGGAAACCAGGGGAGCGGCGGCACCAGGCTCCAGAGACATTTGAAATGACTTCAGAAGACCCAGGGCCACTCAGGGTGACCACATCGGACAGCTGCCTCCCACAGGCTGTGACGGATGTTTAAGCAAGGGATCGATGGTCACCTGACTCTCAGGAGTGCAGGAGAGGCCACTGAGACCCATTCAGAAGGGACTGGGTGTTGGTCCCTGTGGACTCGGCCTCTGGCTGGTGGTGAGGAGGAGGATTTCTCACCACCCATCCTCTGGCCCCTGCTGCCCAAGGGAGCAGACTCCTGTGAGCTGGGTTCCGGGAAGTCCGTCTCCAGCAGGAACTCCAGGCCAAGCGCGCATCTCTGTGATCGTGTGTCACCATGGCGGTGCGTGCGTGAGTGCATGCGTGTgcactggtctgtggcctgtggTGCGTGAGTTCCACTAGGACCCATGTGAGGTGGAGGGTCTTCCACCTCCCCTCCCATTCGGGCCCTCCCTGTGCCACACAGACACCCATCTGTGCCTTCCCCTTCTGTGCCACCAAAAATGGAAGAGATAGACACTTAAAAGAAGCaactcaaatggaatgaaatcgtTTCTGTTGGGGAATGCTCAAGACGTTCAATCATCTTAGAAAATCCCACCCCACCTCCCGCTGCAGATTAATTACTGTAAGTGCAACTCCAATCGGGCTGGTGACCCCCCAGGAAACCTCTGAAGCTGTCCCAGGCTGTTCCCAACATGGGACCTCCACTCTGGCACACCAGGACCCGAGGCCCCTGACAGGCTCCTCGTTCCTGCCTCGCTCAAGGCTCAGGTCCCCCACCTGAAATACCCCCTCCCACCAGCATCTCCTGCCTCGCTCCTGCTGCCAGGTCCCCAAAAGCTCTTGTTCATGAGCTCGCCTGCCATCCACAGCCCCCACCAGAACCCAAGTGGCTGTGGAATTCGCTGCCCTGATTCTCTGCCCAGAGCCTCGGTCCAGACTGTGTTCCCTGGCGAATTAGTGTTcagcatttttgtttatttgtttgttctttaACAAAAGTTGTTTTGGTTTGAGATTCAGCAAAAATACACACTGCATTCAGCTTCCTCTCCATTCAGGATTCAGTAAATTGGTTGTTTTCCTGTCTGCTTCGAGTCCTTGCCTCAAATGAGCCTTCAACAAGATAATGCATTGAAAAGCCCTTGGAAAAGTACCAGGCCCCGCGCACATGTACAGCCCAGGCCCCACGCACATGGACGGCATTGTCATCATGCAGCTCTCGGAGGCAAGGCCAGCAGCACACAAAGCTCCCACCTCACCCACATTaggctcagcttctggggaacATTGGCCCAGGCGGGGGTCCTTCCCCACGGCCTCACAAATAGGGCTCAGGAGGGGTGGGGCTGCCTTCATGCAACCCTGCTGCTAGGCTGGTCCCCAAAGCCCAGACCTGTGCCCCTCCCCATGGCCTGGGCTTGCTTTCTTCCCTTGCACAGGGCCAAGGGGACAAGGATGCAGCAGATGAGATGCTAACACACCCTCAGGGAGGTGACAGTCCTTCCTGACATCCAACCGATGGGCCATCTTTGCTTTCAGTGCCTGCTGGAGTCCCGAGGGCTTTGGGGATCAGTCCAGGCAGCATTCTGCAGTCAGGAAAACAACATTGAAAACCAAAACCCACAATTACAAAGCATAGAAGCCTGGTTTACGTTCACCGATGGCACAGTTAGAACCCACGGCAGCCTCCAGCTGAAACGATCTGTTCCCATTGGCTGCATAAGAAACTCAGTGATGTCATGGACCCCTTTGCCTCCCTTAAATCAGTTTAGCAGTTACCCCAACTTCACAACCGTGAGTTCTTTTGAGGGCCTGAGACCCCCCTTTCTCCTAATGAGTTGGATAAGTTTCTGTGGCATCCATGACCCAGCTTGTTCCAGTGCATGAAGGCCCAAAGCCAGCTTCCTTGTCCAACAATATTTGCTAAACACTACTGGCATGCAGTCCCTGAAAAGCAGATCCCTCCTGCAGGTGTGTCTTCCCAGCCTGCAAGTGGAACGGCTTCCGGAAGGAGGAGCCGGCACGGCCCTGCAGGAAGCTGGAGGAGGGCTGTGCCCCTGGCACCCACAGGGGCGGGGGTGACTGAGGACTCCCCCCTGCCCCATCGGGGTGTTATTAGCCATTACCAGAAGAGCTAATGTGTCATCAGCAATTTGCCACATGCAAGGCAGCCCCTGGGAGGTGCTGTTATCTTCCCCCCTATTCCAGCAGGTGCAGAAGCCCCAGGTCGCACAGGTTGTTTGTGAAAGGGAAGGGGGCATCCAAACCCCGATGGCCCAGCAGATTCACGTATGCTGGCTGatgaaggtgggagggagggagggaagtgaatAAATAGAAGGCCGGACAGAGACATACAGCCAGGCCAAAAGGACTCATTACTGTTGAATATCCCAGACTCATTACTGTTGAATACCCCGGGCCtcggtctcctcatctgtaaaatggatgggCCttgcaaaacaaaaaccttcatgACTTTGGATTTGTCATtgatttcttggctatgacaccaaaggcacaggcagcaaaagaaaaaatagacaaattggacttcatgCAAATTAAGAAATTTTGCACATCAAAAGACAGTATtcacagagtaaaaaggcaacccacacaatgggaaaaacatttacaaatcatataCCTGATAAGGCATTgatattcagaatataaaaacTCCTAAAgtgcaacaacaacaataaaagaatcTGATTCAAAAACACTCAAAGGACGCTTCAATAgataaaaaaggacacaaatggctcaaaagcacaggaaaagatgctcGGCATCACCGtcattcaaaaaatagaaattaaaacccCGGTGAGAAACCACGCTGCACTCATTAGGAGGgccactatcacaaaaacagaaaataacaggtGTTGGTAAAAATGTAGGGGAATCACAACGCTGGCGCACGGccggtgggaatggaaaatgggtCAGgtgctgtgaaaaacagtatggcgGTTCCTCAAAAGATTACAAATAGAATGACCACGCGATGCAGCAACTCCACTTCGGGGTATacaccccaaagaattgaaagcagggcctcgaagagatatttgcacactcaggttcacagaagcattattcacaatcgCTCAAATGTGGAtgcaacccaaatacccatcagtgGATGAACAAGTAATAATCAAATGTCACAAATACAAGGTGTGGatgttcagccttaaaaaggaagttcCAACACAGGCTACaccgtggatgaaccttgaggaattatgctaagtcaaataagccagtcacaaaaacacaaatactgtAGGATTCCACTTTTACGAGGTAAGTTAGAgcagtcaaaatcatagagacagaaagtaggaggctggttgccaggggctgaaggGAGGGGGGAATGAGCAGTTAGTGTTGAACGGGGATAGAATTTCCATTTTACGAGATGAAAGGGGTCGTGGAGATGATGGTGGTGCGGGTTGTACATtatgaatgcacttaatgccacttGACTATACATTCAGAAATGGGGAAGATGGCAGATTTTATGTtacgtgtattttaccacaataaaaagataatacattttaaaaaatatagatggGCCCTGGACTCCTCTGGCCACCTGTGCCCCGGGAGGCAGGATGGGTCCGTGTGCCATGCCCAGGTCAGCAGAACTGGGCTCAAATCCCGACTCTGCCACTTTTGTAGCTTTGAGTCCTGGCGTCAGTCAGCCAGATTCTTCACCTGTGCAAGGGGGACATATGTCCATGAAAGTGCCatgtaaatgggcaaaagacgACTCCTTTGCTCACGTGGTAAACCCCACCCTGCAACAGTTGTGCTCGGCAGAAAACCCTCTGTGCCAGGGCACTGCTGGAGCAAGGAGGGGCTCCTACAGGCTCTCTCGGGTGTGCGTGAGCGTGCAGGCCAGTGGGTCTCGTGTTTCCTTATCCACGTAGTATACCACGTGCTCGCTGGCTACTTCCACATTCATGACCAGAGACTCATTCCTGAATTGGGGAAGGAAAAGCCAAGTGCAGATCCGGAGAAACAAAGGTAGCCCCAGATGCTCGGGCCCAGCTTCCTTCCCCATCCCAGTCTGCACCCTGCACCCTCTGCCCTCTCAGCTCGGCTTCCTCCATCCAATCTTCGCTTGGCCCTGAAAATTCCAGGCAGAATAGACACACATGGCTCCTGCCCACTCCTGTGCAAACTCGTGGGCCCCCGAAGGAAGACATGGTATCTTCCTATGGCTGGGAGATGTCGCAGTCCCATTTCCTCCCCATGCTATAAATAAACGACTCACAGACAGcagttctaggcagagggaatggTGTCAGGGAACACTGCAGGCCCCCACCTCCCCTCCGTGTGTAGTTttgtattcactcattcattcaatgaacattCATTGTGCTCCTGCTCTGTGTCAGGTGCTGAGAGACGAAGTTGAGGAGAGATGGCCCCTGCCCTCCCAGGGTTCACAGTCCCGCCAGGAGGACAGGTGCTCATCACAGTATTACCCAAAGAAATACACCACAAACTGGGATGACTGCCGTGAAGTATGGGCAGGTGGTGTGATGAGGACATTTTAAAGGGAGGCCTGTCCTTGCTTGGGGAGGGGACCAGGTAGGGAACGCCTCCCTGGAGGTATAGATACATGAGCTGAGAGTGCAAGGATGTGAGTACTCAATGGTGCAGAAGATGGGAGAAATCAGTTCCAGTGCAGGGTGCAGCATGTGCaaaagcccaggctggagtgggctgTGACAAgttacagaaatgcaaaggagGCCACTGCTGCTGAAAAGGAGAGGGGGGCACGGGGATGGGGGAGTGAGATGGGGTGGGAGAGGTGGACACAGGCCTTGCAGGTCACGAGAGAGTGCTGTGTGAATATGACCATTTCCCTGAGGACGCCCCAGTCCTCAGCACGGGGTGGCTGGAATTCCCACAGAGAGCCACAGGCTTACTGGCTTGAGAGTGAGGGAGTGGAATTTGGGCTGTCAGAGCCCAGGGAAGTCCCAGGGATGGGGGGAAGTGAGAATGTCCTGCAAGGCAAGAGACAGAGCACCCTGAAGCTCGGTCTGACTCCTGTTTCTGGTCATGGTAGAGCTGCAGGGGCTGCATTTAACTACTGCTTTAGATGAGTTAGAAAGCCAGACAAATCTATAGAAAGCATTGTTTCAGACACAAGAAACATGCAGCCCCAGAGTGATGCCTGCGAGAAATGGAACAAATGAGATGCGCCTCCAACCAGCCCAGCTCCCTGCCTGGGGAGAGTTTCCAGGTGTGGCCCAGGGAGGAGAAACCCAAGCCAAGCCCAGGCAGGTGGCCTCCATGAGCTCAAGGGACAGAGTTGAACATCCAGGATGGCCAAGGCAGCTGGAGTTTGCTGGACACAGAACTCGGAAGAAGAGAGTGGCACAGAGAGAAAGGAATCCAGAGACGGGCAGGGGGTTCCCCTGAGTCTTCATGGAGTACTGAGTACTCCTCAGCACATGTGAGGAGGACACTACCCCAAGCTAGGGAAGGAACCATCCTAAGGTGCAGAGGGGACAAGGACCACTCACACAGCACCCAAACAGGCCACATTCCCAAGAGGCAGGAGCACAGCAAAGGCTTTGAGGTCTGAACTGCCATATACAACAGCACTCAAGCTCCAGGCTCACCTCTGAGCAGCGCATGCACTGGTCACCTGCAAGTCACACAGCCAAAGCTCTTAAGAGAGAACTAACATCTGAACCACCGCTCATGGGAGAGAAAGAATGTGCAGTGTGAATTTCACTGGATTCATTGCCCGctaaagaggaggaggaggaggaggaggaggaggaggaggaagagttggATGATGAggagtgggggaaggaggagagaaggaagaggaagaagaagaagagaaaggtagaaaagaaggagaaataaattagcATTCTCCAGAAGATTTAAACAGGATCCAGTCTTCTAACATACAAAAACTACAAGTCCAGGATGAAAACCCAACATTATTTGACATACCAAGAATCAGGAAAATCTGACCAATTCTTAAGAGAAAATACAATCAAAAGATGCCAATCCTGAGATGACCCTGATGCTGGAATTGTCGGATGAAGACTTCAGAGAAATGATTATAACTATCCTTCACgaagtaaaacttaaaaacattgaAATGGATGGAAAAATAGGAGTTTgacaaagaaaaactataaaaaagaaccacTAAATGTGATGTGGTATCCTAGAacaaaaaaggacattaatgtaaaaactggtgaaatctaaGTGGAATCTGGAGTTTGGTTGGTAGGAACCTACCAATGTTGGCCTGTTGGTTTTGACAAACATTCTATGGTATGTTAATGTAAGATGTCAAAATTAGGGAAAACCGGGTGAGAAGTAAATGGAAATGCTCTGTGTTTTATCTTGGCAACTTTTCCGTAAAtggaaaattattacaaaataaaaagtctaaAGAATCAATATGGCAGAAGAAAGAGCCAGTAAACTTgaatatagatcaatagaaattattctaACTGAAGAACTGACAGAacaaaaagatttcaaaatatgaGTGCCTCAGGGACTTGTTAGACAATATCGAAACATCTAATACTCTTATAATTGGAATCCCTAAGAGAAGACAGATTGGTggagataaatattttttgaaaagaatgatAGCAGAACCTTTCCAAATATGGGAAAAGACATAAATTTACAGGTTCAAGAAGTTTAGAGCACTCCAAACAGGATGAAATCAAAAAAATGCACACCCAAACACATCATAATCAGATtactgaaaaccaaagataaagaaaaatctaaaaagcagccagagaaaaaacaTACCTACCGCAGTGATAAACAATGACTGAAGATTAACCAGAAAACATGGTTGTCAGAAGACATGGGAACACATctttaaaaacatgaaacaaaagaaCTGTCAACTCAGAATTCTACATAGAGCAAAAATTGTCaagaatgaaagcaaaaaaaaaaaaaaaaaaaagacacactctgaggaagaagaaaagacttAAAGAatccggccaggtgcggtggctcacgcctgtaatcccagcactttgggaggctgaggtgggtggatcacgagatcaggagatcgagaccatcctggtcaacacggtgaaaccccgtctctactaaaaatacaaaaaattagccgggcgtggtggcaggtgcctgtagtcccagctactcgggaggctgaggcaggagaatggcgtgaacccaggaggcggagcttgcagagggccgagatcacgccactgcactccagcctgggcgacagagactctgtctcaaaaaaaaacaaaaaacaccagtaGACCTACTCTAAAAGAAAGGATGTTGTTCAGACAAAGGAATTACACCGGTATAAGACTTGgaacttcaggaatgaaggaagaacAACAGAAAAGGTAAATATCTGGTAAATATAATGGGTTACTTTTCTTCTCCAAAGTACCTAAAATGTATATAagctataaaaagcaaatattataacATTATCAAGGGCATTAAATGTATGTAGATTTAATACTTATGACAATTATAACAGAGGAGTTAAAAGTATAACATAAAGAGGGTAAAGTATGACACAGAGAAGGTAAAGATAACCACATAGTTATAAGCCTTCTATATTTTACATGCTACGATGAAATACTAACTCTAAATAGATTATGAAAAGTTAGGTATGTATATAATGCCTAAAGCAGCAACTAAAAAGTAATGCAAAGAGATACAGCAATAAAagccaataaataaaataaatagaatattaaaaatattcacataattcaaaagaagccagaaaaaggaacatagaaaacaatgag is a genomic window containing:
- the LOC124904942 gene encoding uncharacterized protein LOC124904942 encodes the protein MLEKGALDLATSGLCTPGAEGTQGCTYTLKATVRTGEQGQRAMESPAEGCTSRLKRALPASARKPGLWGCVIVDDHFQVVATAPVLVTAGPPILLRHPPLSHRAVFRASAGLSCCSQTLALRKAGQSTSCSLRGGQVFVSKGGKPGERRHQAPETFEMTSEDPGPLRVTTSDSCLPQAVTDV